One Kineococcus aurantiacus genomic window carries:
- a CDS encoding LLM class flavin-dependent oxidoreductase → MTGPGRGTEYGVFLPVGNGGWIVSDTAPQPQATYADNRATALLADDLGLDFVMSMAKWRGYGGSTDHWGRTLESLTTTAALAEATERVQVWATVHTNLFHPAVVAKVFATLDQVSGGRCGLNVVVGAYEREFSQMGQWRADFDHDDRYRYTEEWLEVLERLWTEDSVTHHGEFFTLDDCQSRPHPARRPTVVSAGRSPAGLRFQGAHCDGSFLTAPDLPGLRRAGEEVRAHAAAHGRTVRTYAMLTVVLGDSDAAAEAAFREYGRGYDVEALTAMKLSWGLPLEQALSLGAGDEAHEAFQTAVVVGGAGSVTEQVLRLVHDGGLDGVMLIFPDYLRDLPVFGERVLPALRAAG, encoded by the coding sequence GTGACCGGCCCCGGGCGCGGCACCGAGTACGGCGTCTTCCTGCCGGTCGGCAACGGCGGCTGGATCGTGTCCGACACCGCGCCGCAGCCGCAGGCCACGTACGCCGACAACCGCGCGACGGCCCTGCTGGCCGATGACCTCGGCCTCGACTTCGTCATGTCGATGGCCAAGTGGCGCGGGTACGGCGGCAGCACCGACCACTGGGGCCGGACGCTGGAGTCGCTGACCACGACCGCCGCCCTGGCCGAGGCCACCGAGCGCGTGCAGGTCTGGGCGACCGTCCACACCAACCTCTTCCACCCGGCCGTGGTGGCGAAGGTCTTCGCGACCCTGGACCAGGTCTCGGGCGGCCGCTGCGGGCTGAACGTCGTCGTGGGCGCCTACGAGCGGGAGTTCTCCCAGATGGGGCAGTGGCGCGCCGACTTCGACCACGACGACCGCTACCGCTACACCGAGGAGTGGCTGGAGGTGCTGGAACGGCTGTGGACGGAGGACTCCGTGACCCACCACGGCGAGTTCTTCACCCTCGACGACTGCCAGTCCCGCCCCCACCCCGCGCGCCGGCCCACCGTCGTCTCCGCCGGGCGCTCCCCGGCGGGCCTGCGGTTCCAGGGCGCCCACTGCGACGGCTCGTTCCTCACCGCCCCCGACCTGCCGGGCCTGCGCCGGGCCGGGGAGGAGGTCCGGGCCCACGCCGCCGCGCACGGGCGCACGGTCCGCACCTACGCCATGCTCACGGTCGTGCTGGGCGACTCCGACGCGGCGGCCGAGGCGGCGTTCCGCGAGTACGGCCGCGGCTACGACGTCGAGGCCCTCACGGCGATGAAGCTGTCGTGGGGCCTGCCGCTGGAGCAGGCGCTGTCCCTGGGCGCCGGCGACGAGGCCCACGAGGCGTTCCAGACCGCGGTGGTCGTCGGCGGGGCGGGGTCGGTGACCGAGCAGGTCCTGCGCCTGGTCCACGACGGCGGCCTGGACGGCGTCATGCTGATCTTCCCCGACTACCTGCGGGACCTGCCCGTCTTCGGCGAGCGGGTCCTGCCCGCGCTGCGCGCGGCGGGCTGA
- a CDS encoding ABC transporter substrate-binding protein, with protein sequence MHRLRTALALGATAALFLAACGGSDDDDAAGGSTPTGSRGSAVSAERCAQNEAAGRVTYVTGFQYQASASILDPIAARALGYFDDVCLDVEIQPGTGETAQNAQLVAAGTAQVSSIAGNGDVLVNVANGVDVKAVAMFGHVPVATLMTKPDITDLKQLEGTTLGQKGALPVTIEAMLRAKGVDLSKVKQVVVGYDPSVLVRGQVQSLTGYKSNEPLTLAAMGEEVTEWNPEDYGVPGSIATTIVNPAFLADHRTAVEDFLRAQLKAYAYCEDHAEECVADAAELSQAGYDTDHNVEVWRTETGLVDGSLPAGQVLGQIDEAPVRTEGDFLVQMRQIPAVPDLGEVVVPDLVPSLYSGGELVWPVP encoded by the coding sequence GTGCACCGCCTGCGCACCGCTCTCGCCCTGGGCGCCACCGCCGCCCTGTTCCTGGCCGCCTGCGGGGGGTCCGACGACGACGACGCGGCGGGCGGATCCACGCCCACCGGCAGCCGGGGTTCGGCCGTGAGCGCCGAGCGCTGCGCGCAGAACGAGGCGGCCGGGCGGGTCACCTACGTCACGGGTTTCCAGTACCAGGCCTCGGCCAGCATCCTCGACCCGATCGCGGCGCGGGCGCTGGGCTACTTCGACGACGTCTGCCTCGACGTGGAGATCCAGCCGGGCACGGGGGAGACCGCCCAGAACGCCCAGCTCGTTGCGGCCGGCACCGCGCAGGTCTCCTCCATCGCCGGCAACGGCGACGTCCTGGTGAACGTCGCGAACGGCGTCGACGTGAAGGCCGTGGCGATGTTCGGGCACGTGCCCGTCGCGACCCTCATGACGAAGCCCGACATCACCGACCTCAAGCAGCTGGAGGGCACGACCCTGGGGCAGAAGGGTGCGCTGCCGGTGACGATCGAGGCCATGCTGCGCGCGAAGGGCGTCGACCTGTCGAAGGTCAAGCAGGTCGTGGTCGGCTACGACCCCAGCGTCCTGGTCCGCGGCCAGGTCCAGTCCCTCACCGGGTACAAGTCCAACGAGCCGCTGACCCTGGCCGCGATGGGCGAGGAGGTCACCGAGTGGAACCCCGAGGACTACGGGGTCCCGGGCTCGATCGCCACGACCATCGTGAACCCCGCGTTCCTGGCCGACCACCGCACCGCGGTCGAGGACTTCCTGCGGGCCCAGCTGAAGGCCTACGCGTACTGCGAGGACCACGCCGAGGAGTGCGTCGCCGACGCCGCGGAACTGTCCCAGGCCGGGTACGACACCGACCACAACGTCGAGGTGTGGCGCACCGAGACGGGGCTGGTCGACGGTTCGCTGCCGGCCGGGCAGGTCCTGGGGCAGATCGACGAGGCGCCGGTGCGGACCGAGGGGGACTTCCTCGTGCAGATGCGGCAGATCCCGGCCGTACCGGACCTCGGGGAGGTCGTGGTGCCCGACCTCGTCCCGTCCCTGTACTCCGGCGGGGAGCTCGTCTGGCCCGTCCCGTGA
- a CDS encoding ABC transporter permease, which yields MRGAARFAHPVFWLPTVLTLLVVAALWSWVAAGNPYVLPTLPSVGRQFLDQPDLYLTNAWTTLSEALLGLLAGVAAAVLVAVLICESALFRRGVTPLAVILNVTPVVAIAPALVVAFGFGMTPKVVVTGLTTFFPVLMNTVTGLRSVDRHVLQVFRTVDASRLDVLLRLRFPSALPYLFSSLRVVFPLSLVGAIVAEFSAAGAQSGLGTLISVASSNSQLDRVFAAIACLAAMGSLMLLVVTTVERRALSWHESQNRR from the coding sequence GTGAGGGGCGCGGCCCGGTTCGCCCACCCCGTGTTCTGGCTCCCGACGGTCCTGACGCTCCTGGTCGTGGCGGCCCTGTGGAGCTGGGTGGCCGCCGGCAACCCCTACGTGCTGCCGACGCTGCCCAGCGTGGGGCGGCAGTTCCTCGACCAGCCCGACCTGTACCTCACCAACGCCTGGACGACGCTGTCCGAGGCGCTGCTCGGCCTGCTGGCCGGGGTCGCCGCGGCCGTGCTGGTCGCCGTGCTGATCTGCGAGTCGGCGCTGTTCCGGCGCGGTGTCACCCCGCTGGCCGTCATCCTCAACGTCACCCCCGTGGTCGCCATCGCCCCGGCGCTGGTGGTCGCGTTCGGCTTCGGCATGACGCCCAAGGTGGTCGTCACCGGGCTCACGACGTTCTTCCCCGTCCTGATGAACACCGTCACGGGGTTGCGCTCGGTCGACCGGCACGTGCTGCAGGTGTTCCGCACGGTGGACGCCTCGCGGCTGGACGTGCTGCTGCGGCTGCGGTTCCCCAGCGCGCTGCCCTACCTGTTCTCCTCGCTGCGGGTCGTGTTCCCGCTGTCCCTGGTCGGGGCCATCGTCGCGGAGTTCTCCGCGGCCGGGGCCCAGTCCGGGCTGGGGACCCTCATCAGCGTCGCGAGCTCGAACTCCCAGCTGGACCGGGTGTTCGCCGCCATCGCCTGCCTGGCCGCGATGGGTTCGCTCATGCTGCTCGTCGTCACCACCGTGGAACGTCGTGCGCTGTCGTGGCACGAGTCCCAGAACCGCCGCTGA
- a CDS encoding ABC transporter ATP-binding protein, which produces MSTEPAPGAPFVAVDDACKTYGDGEKSVRALAHVDLQVPRGRFVSVIGPSGCGKSTLLRLVAGLEEPDAGTVRICGRTPEAARAAKLIGFVPQVPALLPWLDVLGNVRVLEKVNRPAGRRGSRRGLASDPVALLTRLGLGDVLHRRPGQLSGGMQQRAALARAFALEPQVLLMDEPFSALDEFTRESAQLQLLDVWQDLRTTVVFVTHSIAEAVLLSDTVVVMAAGPGRVAGVVDIDLDRPRHHGQLDTAAMHEHEHRVRQLLETAWNPLEPSGRDVA; this is translated from the coding sequence ATGTCCACCGAGCCGGCACCCGGCGCCCCCTTCGTGGCGGTGGACGACGCCTGCAAGACGTACGGCGACGGCGAGAAGTCCGTCCGCGCCCTGGCCCACGTCGACCTGCAGGTCCCGCGCGGACGGTTCGTCAGCGTCATCGGCCCCTCCGGCTGCGGCAAGTCGACGCTGCTGCGCCTGGTCGCCGGCCTGGAGGAGCCCGACGCGGGGACCGTGCGCATCTGCGGCCGGACGCCCGAGGCGGCCCGCGCCGCCAAGCTCATCGGCTTCGTCCCGCAGGTCCCGGCCCTGCTGCCCTGGCTGGACGTGCTGGGCAACGTCCGGGTGCTGGAGAAGGTCAACCGCCCCGCGGGCCGGCGCGGGTCCCGGCGCGGGCTCGCCTCCGACCCGGTCGCCCTGCTGACCCGCCTGGGCCTGGGCGACGTCCTGCACCGCCGCCCCGGGCAGCTGTCGGGGGGCATGCAGCAGCGCGCGGCCCTCGCCCGGGCGTTCGCCCTCGAGCCGCAGGTGCTGCTCATGGACGAACCCTTCTCCGCCCTCGACGAGTTCACCCGGGAGTCGGCGCAGCTGCAGCTGCTCGACGTCTGGCAGGACCTGCGCACGACCGTCGTGTTCGTCACCCACTCCATCGCCGAGGCGGTCCTGCTGTCCGACACCGTCGTCGTCATGGCCGCCGGGCCCGGCCGCGTCGCCGGGGTCGTCGACATCGACCTCGACCGCCCCCGGCACCACGGGCAGCTGGACACCGCGGCCATGCACGAGCACGAGCACCGCGTCCGGCAGCTCCTGGAGACGGCGTGGAACCCGCTGGAACCCTCCGGGCGGGACGTCGCGTGA
- a CDS encoding TetR family transcriptional regulator has translation MDARAQRSFERLSAAVLELAATRSAETLSVAEIARAAGVHRSTFYEHSDSPSALLGTVLREELDDARERHLAGPGDRDWREALRATTLDVLEHLERHRAVYLRSLGSPADGTLRSLLSDHFHASILLLTRRGVLHSPVADPDLMARYVAEGTVGALSVWLGRDVRDPQAFLEAYTDLVPGWWPVRAGSRPVR, from the coding sequence GTGGACGCACGGGCGCAGCGCAGTTTCGAGCGCCTGTCGGCTGCCGTCCTGGAACTGGCCGCGACCCGGTCCGCCGAGACCCTCTCGGTGGCCGAGATCGCCCGCGCCGCAGGCGTTCACCGCTCGACGTTCTACGAGCACAGCGACTCCCCCTCGGCCCTGCTGGGCACGGTGCTGCGCGAGGAGCTCGACGACGCCCGCGAGCGCCACCTGGCCGGTCCCGGTGACCGCGACTGGCGCGAGGCGCTGCGGGCGACCACGCTGGACGTCCTGGAGCACCTGGAGCGGCACCGCGCGGTGTACCTGCGCAGCCTGGGCAGCCCCGCCGACGGGACCCTGCGCTCCCTGCTGTCGGACCACTTCCACGCCTCGATCCTGCTGCTGACCCGGCGGGGGGTGCTGCACTCCCCCGTCGCCGACCCGGACCTCATGGCGCGCTACGTCGCCGAGGGGACGGTGGGGGCGCTGTCGGTGTGGCTGGGCCGCGACGTGCGCGACCCGCAGGCGTTCCTCGAGGCGTACACCGACCTGGTCCCGGGCTGGTGGCCCGTGCGGGCCGGCTCCCGGCCCGTGCGCTGA
- a CDS encoding SDR family NAD(P)-dependent oxidoreductase — protein sequence MTTKWTAHEVPDQRGRVAVVTGANTGLGFETAKVLAERGATVVLAVRDVTRGERAAQRMAGDVTVQQLDLTSLASVRAAAAALREAHPRIDLLVNNAGVMYTPRQTTSDGFERQFGTNHLGHFALTGLLLDRLLPVPGSRVVTVSSVGHRIRAAIHFEDLQWERSYSRVGAYGQSKLANLLFTYELQHRLTAHGAATVAVAAHPGVSNTELVRNSPAALRVAVERVAPLLTQPAAAGALPTLRAATDPAVLGGQYYGPGGRGEVRGYPRLVTSSPQSHDLATRQRLWAVSEDLTGVTFPL from the coding sequence ATGACCACGAAGTGGACGGCGCACGAGGTCCCGGACCAGCGGGGCCGGGTGGCGGTCGTGACCGGCGCCAACACCGGCCTGGGCTTCGAGACGGCCAAGGTGCTCGCCGAGCGCGGCGCCACGGTGGTGCTCGCCGTGCGCGACGTCACCCGCGGGGAGCGGGCGGCCCAGCGCATGGCGGGGGACGTCACCGTGCAGCAGCTCGACCTCACGTCCCTGGCGTCGGTGCGCGCCGCCGCCGCCGCGCTGCGCGAGGCCCACCCGCGCATCGACCTGCTCGTCAACAACGCCGGGGTCATGTACACCCCCCGGCAGACGACCTCCGACGGCTTCGAGCGGCAGTTCGGCACCAACCACCTCGGCCACTTCGCCCTCACCGGCCTGCTGCTGGACCGGCTGCTGCCCGTCCCCGGCTCGCGCGTCGTGACCGTCAGCAGCGTCGGCCACCGCATCCGCGCCGCGATCCACTTCGAGGACCTGCAGTGGGAACGCTCGTACTCCCGGGTCGGGGCGTACGGGCAGTCCAAGCTCGCCAACCTGCTGTTCACCTACGAGCTGCAGCACCGGCTCACCGCCCACGGCGCCGCGACCGTCGCGGTGGCCGCGCACCCGGGGGTGTCGAACACCGAGCTGGTCCGCAACTCACCCGCCGCGCTGCGCGTCGCCGTCGAGCGGGTGGCCCCCCTGCTGACCCAGCCCGCCGCGGCGGGGGCCCTGCCGACGCTGCGGGCCGCGACCGACCCGGCCGTGCTCGGCGGGCAGTACTACGGCCCCGGCGGCCGCGGCGAGGTCCGCGGGTACCCCCGGCTCGTCACCTCCAGCCCGCAGTCCCACGACCTCGCCACCCGGCAGCGGCTGTGGGCGGTCTCCGAGGACCTCACGGGCGTGACGTTCCCCCTCTGA
- a CDS encoding TetR family transcriptional regulator, with translation MTFQRARSDEQREIRRRTVLDTAAAMLEEMPVADLSLNELSRRVGLAKSNVLRYFDSREDVLLELMGAVVQGWLTELSGDLATAVDPALPPTARAEQLSGALARSLAAHRTLCDLLGAQGGVLERNVGVEVVRQHKRRTLTQLTAAADLLRRHLPELGDAAEEFCFHAMVLAGALAPYSSPPPGVRAAYEAEPALAVLHRELPDSLGSAIRTLLLGAVPRG, from the coding sequence GTGACGTTCCAGCGGGCCCGCAGCGACGAGCAGCGCGAGATCCGGCGCCGCACCGTCCTCGACACCGCGGCCGCCATGCTCGAGGAGATGCCGGTGGCCGACCTCAGCCTCAACGAGCTCAGCCGCCGCGTCGGCCTGGCCAAGTCGAACGTGCTGCGGTACTTCGACTCCCGCGAGGACGTCCTGCTGGAGCTCATGGGCGCCGTGGTGCAGGGCTGGCTCACCGAGCTGTCCGGCGACCTCGCGACCGCGGTCGACCCGGCCCTGCCGCCGACGGCGCGCGCCGAGCAGCTGTCCGGCGCCCTCGCCCGCTCGCTGGCCGCCCACCGCACGCTGTGCGACCTCCTGGGCGCCCAGGGCGGTGTCCTGGAGCGCAACGTCGGCGTCGAGGTCGTCAGGCAGCACAAGCGCCGGACCCTGACCCAGCTCACCGCCGCGGCCGACCTGCTGCGCCGGCACCTGCCCGAACTCGGCGACGCCGCCGAGGAGTTCTGCTTCCACGCGATGGTCCTCGCCGGGGCGCTGGCGCCCTACAGCTCACCGCCGCCCGGCGTGCGGGCCGCCTACGAGGCCGAACCGGCCCTCGCCGTCCTGCACCGGGAACTGCCGGACTCCCTGGGGTCGGCGATCCGCACCCTGCTGCTGGGTGCCGTGCCGCGCGGCTGA
- the der gene encoding ribosome biogenesis GTPase Der produces MSPTDETPQNTDPTPEVPDENVEQALRVGLDDYDLSEEDVALLDADGDQDEDDTPAGPLPVLAVVGRPNVGKSTLVNRIIGRREAVVEDVPGVTRDRVAYPANWAGRDFTLVDTGGWEAKAEGLNLAVADQAELAIELADAVMFVVDGTVGATASDEQVVRLLRRSGRPVVLIANKVDGPKQEADATELWSLGLGEPFPVSALHGRGVGDALDAAVKVLPAVSAVGGGALPAGGPRRVALLGRPNVGKSSLLNKLAGSERVVVHPTAGTTRDPVDELIELGGRTWRFVDTAGIRRRVHLTKGADFYASLRTQTALEKAEVAVVLVDASVPIAEQDIRVISTVVESGRALVVAYNKWDLTDEERRHYLEREIEKELVQIPWATRVNVSAQTGRHVEKLVPAIDQALDSWETRIPTGRLNAFLGQVVAAHPHPVRGGKQPRILFGTQASTRPPRFVVFASGFLEAGYRRFIERRLREEFGFIGTPIELSVRVREKRKR; encoded by the coding sequence GTGAGTCCCACCGACGAAACCCCCCAGAACACCGACCCGACCCCCGAGGTCCCCGACGAGAACGTCGAGCAGGCACTGCGCGTCGGCCTCGACGACTACGACCTGTCCGAGGAGGACGTCGCGCTCCTGGACGCCGACGGCGACCAGGACGAGGACGACACCCCGGCCGGGCCGCTGCCCGTGCTGGCGGTCGTCGGGCGCCCCAACGTCGGCAAGTCGACGTTGGTGAACCGCATCATCGGCCGCCGCGAGGCCGTCGTGGAGGACGTCCCCGGCGTCACCCGCGACCGCGTCGCCTACCCGGCGAACTGGGCCGGGCGCGACTTCACCCTCGTCGACACCGGCGGCTGGGAGGCCAAGGCCGAGGGGCTCAACCTCGCCGTCGCCGACCAGGCCGAGCTCGCGATCGAACTGGCCGACGCCGTGATGTTCGTCGTCGACGGGACCGTGGGGGCCACCGCCAGCGACGAGCAGGTCGTGCGCCTGCTGCGCCGCTCCGGCCGGCCCGTGGTGCTCATCGCCAACAAGGTCGACGGCCCCAAGCAGGAGGCCGACGCCACCGAGCTGTGGTCCCTGGGCCTGGGCGAGCCGTTCCCCGTCTCGGCCTTGCACGGCCGCGGCGTCGGCGACGCCCTCGACGCCGCTGTGAAGGTCCTGCCGGCCGTCTCGGCCGTCGGCGGCGGTGCGCTGCCCGCCGGCGGTCCGCGCCGCGTGGCGCTGCTGGGCCGGCCCAACGTCGGCAAGAGCTCGCTGCTCAACAAGCTCGCCGGGTCCGAGCGCGTCGTCGTCCACCCCACGGCCGGCACCACCCGCGACCCCGTCGACGAGCTCATCGAGCTCGGGGGCCGCACGTGGCGCTTCGTGGACACCGCCGGCATCCGGCGGCGGGTGCACCTGACCAAGGGCGCCGACTTCTACGCCTCGCTGCGCACGCAGACGGCGCTGGAGAAGGCCGAGGTCGCCGTCGTGCTCGTCGACGCCAGCGTCCCCATCGCCGAGCAGGACATCCGCGTCATCTCCACCGTCGTGGAGTCCGGCCGCGCCCTCGTCGTCGCCTACAACAAGTGGGACCTGACCGACGAGGAGCGCCGGCACTACCTCGAGCGCGAGATCGAGAAGGAGCTCGTCCAGATCCCGTGGGCCACCCGGGTGAACGTGTCGGCCCAGACCGGCCGGCACGTGGAGAAGCTCGTCCCGGCGATCGACCAGGCGCTGGACTCCTGGGAGACCCGCATCCCCACCGGGCGCCTCAACGCCTTCCTGGGGCAGGTCGTGGCCGCGCACCCGCACCCCGTGCGCGGGGGCAAGCAGCCGCGCATCCTCTTCGGCACCCAGGCCTCGACGCGGCCGCCGCGGTTCGTCGTCTTCGCCAGCGGCTTCCTGGAGGCCGGCTACCGCCGGTTCATCGAGCGCCGGCTGCGGGAGGAGTTCGGCTTCATCGGCACGCCGATCGAGCTGAGCGTGCGGGTGCGGGAGAAGCGCAAACGATGA
- a CDS encoding 1-acyl-sn-glycerol-3-phosphate acyltransferase has protein sequence MRLRPNPAPADGSRPGEPFAWTRGVGKLLAHGAWNSRVLGAENVPATGPVLFAANHASIMDGPLLFGVTPRPAHFLVKKEMFEGAPAKRFVGWALLQAGQIPIDRSRGDRDALQSVLAVLADGGAAGVFPEGTRGRGDAASVRSGIAWIALQSGAPVVPVACLGAHLPGEPRRSVPPLRRKLTFCFGEPFTVLKEPGVPGRVALANAVEQVRVKLSGHVLDSLQRTGTRLPDDEAADELGLGEMASDDVPGGTR, from the coding sequence GTGAGGCTGCGTCCCAACCCGGCCCCGGCGGACGGGTCGCGGCCCGGGGAGCCGTTCGCGTGGACCCGCGGGGTGGGCAAGCTGCTGGCCCACGGCGCGTGGAACTCCCGGGTCCTGGGCGCCGAGAACGTCCCGGCCACCGGCCCGGTGCTCTTCGCGGCCAACCACGCCTCGATCATGGACGGGCCGCTGCTGTTCGGCGTCACGCCCCGACCGGCGCACTTCCTCGTCAAGAAGGAGATGTTCGAGGGGGCGCCGGCGAAGCGGTTCGTGGGCTGGGCCCTGCTGCAGGCCGGGCAGATCCCGATCGACCGCAGCCGCGGCGACCGCGACGCGCTGCAGTCGGTCCTGGCCGTGCTGGCCGACGGCGGGGCCGCGGGGGTGTTCCCCGAGGGGACCCGTGGCCGCGGGGACGCGGCCAGCGTCCGCTCGGGCATCGCGTGGATCGCGCTGCAGTCCGGTGCGCCCGTCGTGCCCGTCGCCTGCCTGGGCGCGCACCTGCCCGGTGAGCCGCGGCGCTCGGTGCCGCCGCTGCGCCGCAAGCTCACCTTCTGCTTCGGCGAACCGTTCACGGTCCTCAAGGAACCCGGTGTGCCCGGCCGGGTGGCGCTGGCGAACGCCGTGGAGCAGGTCCGCGTGAAGCTGTCCGGCCACGTGCTGGACTCCTTGCAGCGCACCGGCACCCGACTACCCGATGACGAAGCCGCCGACGAGCTCGGGCTCGGCGAGATGGCGTCCGACGACGTGCCAGGAGGCACCCGGTGA
- the cmk gene encoding (d)CMP kinase: MSVVTTALVVAVDGPSGSGKSSVSRATARALGVAFLDTGAMYRAVTWAALRAGVDLADADAVARHVRTVALVVGTDPAAPTVAAVVEGVETDLTEAVRTAEVTANVSAVASVPAVRADLVLRQRALIESACLAPAAGREPGIVAEGRDITTVVAPEADVRVLLTADESVRLARRAHQDLGAADAAALEATRDAIVERDRVDSRTTSFTTAADGVVTVDSTHLDFDGTVAAVLEVVARATGGRA; this comes from the coding sequence GTGTCCGTCGTGACCACCGCCCTCGTCGTCGCCGTCGACGGGCCGTCGGGCAGCGGCAAGTCCAGCGTCAGCCGCGCCACCGCCCGCGCGCTCGGGGTCGCCTTCCTCGACACCGGGGCCATGTACCGCGCCGTGACGTGGGCGGCGCTGCGCGCCGGGGTCGACCTCGCCGACGCCGACGCCGTCGCCCGGCACGTGCGGACCGTCGCCCTGGTGGTGGGCACCGACCCCGCGGCCCCCACCGTCGCGGCCGTCGTCGAGGGCGTGGAGACCGACCTCACCGAGGCCGTCCGCACCGCCGAGGTCACCGCGAACGTCAGCGCCGTCGCCTCGGTCCCGGCCGTGCGCGCGGACCTGGTGCTGCGACAGCGCGCGCTCATCGAGTCCGCCTGCCTGGCCCCCGCCGCCGGCCGCGAGCCCGGGATCGTCGCCGAGGGGCGCGACATCACCACGGTCGTGGCGCCCGAGGCCGACGTGCGCGTCCTGCTCACCGCCGACGAGTCCGTGCGGCTGGCCCGCCGGGCCCACCAGGACCTCGGGGCGGCCGACGCGGCGGCGCTGGAGGCGACCCGCGACGCGATCGTCGAACGCGACCGCGTGGACTCGCGCACGACCTCCTTCACCACGGCCGCCGACGGCGTCGTGACGGTCGACTCCACCCACCTCGACTTCGACGGGACCGTCGCGGCCGTGCTCGAGGTCGTCGCCCGGGCCACCGGGGGTCGCGCGTGA
- a CDS encoding prephenate dehydrogenase codes for MTLDAAAPPRTTGTVRVVGTGLLGTSAALALSLRGVDVVLSDPSPTAVALARDLGAGRFAADGDDPSLVLVACPPDVVADVVAGELAAFPRAVVTDVASVKGGPLAALAARGADLSRYVGSHPMAGRERSGAVAARTDLFAGRPWVVAAPDVAGPAAVQAVRDLATDCGGVPVTMPAQAHDEAVALVSHAPQVAASLVAARLRDASEPAVGLAGQGLRDVTRIAGSDPVLWAQILAGNAAPVAEVLEALRTDLDEVIAALRALAEDPAAPGARIRLARAIADGGAGRDRIPGKHGSAPALYTTVVVVVPDRPGALGRLLTDVGEAGVNLEDLRLEHSEGQAVALASIDVLPASADPLTEALRARGWTVPR; via the coding sequence GTGACGCTCGACGCGGCGGCCCCGCCGCGCACCACCGGCACCGTCCGGGTCGTGGGCACGGGCCTGCTGGGCACGTCCGCGGCGCTGGCGCTGTCGCTGCGCGGCGTCGACGTCGTGCTGTCCGACCCGTCCCCGACGGCGGTGGCGCTGGCCCGCGACCTGGGCGCGGGCCGCTTCGCCGCCGACGGCGACGACCCCTCGCTGGTGCTCGTCGCCTGCCCCCCGGACGTGGTGGCCGACGTCGTGGCCGGTGAGCTGGCGGCGTTCCCGCGCGCCGTCGTCACCGACGTCGCCAGCGTCAAGGGCGGCCCGCTGGCCGCGCTGGCCGCGCGGGGCGCCGACCTGTCCCGCTACGTCGGGTCCCACCCCATGGCCGGGCGGGAACGCTCGGGGGCCGTGGCCGCCCGCACCGACCTGTTCGCGGGCCGGCCCTGGGTGGTCGCCGCGCCCGACGTCGCCGGACCGGCTGCGGTGCAGGCGGTCCGCGACCTGGCCACGGACTGCGGCGGGGTCCCGGTCACGATGCCCGCGCAGGCGCACGACGAGGCCGTGGCCCTCGTCTCGCACGCCCCGCAGGTCGCCGCCAGCCTGGTGGCCGCGCGGCTGCGCGACGCCTCCGAACCGGCCGTCGGGCTGGCCGGGCAGGGGCTGCGCGACGTCACCCGCATCGCCGGCAGCGACCCGGTGTTGTGGGCGCAGATCCTCGCCGGCAACGCCGCCCCCGTCGCCGAGGTCCTGGAGGCGCTGCGCACCGACCTCGACGAGGTCATCGCCGCGCTGCGGGCGCTCGCCGAGGACCCGGCCGCCCCCGGGGCCCGCATCCGGCTGGCCCGGGCCATCGCCGACGGCGGGGCGGGCCGGGACCGGATCCCCGGCAAGCACGGCAGCGCGCCCGCGCTCTACACGACCGTCGTCGTCGTCGTCCCGGACCGCCCCGGGGCGCTGGGCCGGCTGCTGACCGACGTCGGCGAGGCGGGGGTGAACCTGGAGGACCTGCGGCTGGAGCACTCCGAGGGGCAGGCCGTGGCGCTGGCGAGCATCGACGTCCTGCCCGCGTCGGCCGACCCGCTCACCGAGGCGCTGCGGGCCCGGGGCTGGACCGTCCCGCGCTGA
- the aroH gene encoding chorismate mutase, translated as MSVRAVRGAVQVDVDERQEVLARTRDLVSEVIRANDLSLDDFISVIFTSTADLTSEFPAVAARELGMGDVPLMCARELEIEGSMPRVIRLMAHVETTRARGEVKHVYLNGAQALRRDIAQ; from the coding sequence GTGTCGGTGAGAGCGGTCCGCGGTGCGGTGCAGGTCGACGTCGACGAGCGGCAGGAGGTGCTGGCGCGGACGCGGGACCTGGTCTCGGAGGTCATCCGGGCCAACGACCTGAGCCTGGACGACTTCATCAGCGTCATCTTCACCTCCACCGCCGACCTCACCTCGGAGTTCCCGGCCGTCGCCGCGCGCGAGCTCGGCATGGGGGACGTGCCGCTGATGTGCGCGCGGGAGCTGGAGATCGAGGGCTCCATGCCGCGGGTCATCCGCCTCATGGCGCACGTGGAGACCACCCGCGCCCGCGGCGAGGTCAAGCACGTGTACCTCAACGGTGCGCAGGCCCTGCGGCGCGACATCGCCCAGTGA